The Cucurbita pepo subsp. pepo cultivar mu-cu-16 chromosome LG08, ASM280686v2, whole genome shotgun sequence genome contains a region encoding:
- the LOC111800415 gene encoding probable glutathione S-transferase, giving the protein MAEVKLHGTWPSPFSYRVIWALKLKGIPYEYVEEDLSNKSPLLLHYNPVHKKIPVLVHGGKPICESMVILEYIDETWTEKPLLPSDPFERATARFWIKFIEDKGPAVFMIFRAKSDEELENAKKQSLEMLRTVEEWGFRGGDGRERKFFGGDEIGMADLAFGWVAHWIGVVEEVVDVKLLDANEFPKVYAWTERFKDAAVIRDNLPDRNLMAAAFRRRREQLLQST; this is encoded by the exons ATGGCAGAAGTGAAGCTCCATGGAACTTGGCCGAGTCCTTTCAGTTACAGAGTGATTTGGGCGTTGAAGCTCAAAGGCATTCCCTACGAGTACGTAGAAGAAGATCTCTCCAACAAGAGCCCTCTGCTTTTGCACTACAATCCGGTTCACAAGAAGATTCCGGTGCTCGTCCATGGCGGAAAACCGATCTGTGAATCCATGGTCATCCTCGAGTACATCGACGAAACTTGGACGGAGAAGCCGCTGCTTCCGTCGGATCCTTTTGAGAGAGCGACGGCGAGATTCTGGATCAAATTCATTGAGGATAAG GGCCCTGCGGTTTTTATGATATTCCGTGCGAAGAGTGATGAAGAATTGGAGAATGCTAAGAAGCAGAGCTTAGAAATGCTGAGAACCGTCGAGGAATGGGGATTCCGCGGTGGCGATGGCAGAGAGAGGAAGTTCTTCGGCGGAGATGAGATCGGAATGGCGGATTTGGCGTTCGGCTGGGTTGCGCACTGGATAGGAGTGGTTGAAGAAGTGGTGGACGTCAAATTGCTGGACGCCAACGAGTTCCCTAAGGTGTATGCTTGGACTGAAAGATTCAAGGATGCGGCGGTGATCAGAGATAATCTACCGGACCGAAACCTAATGGCGGCAGCTTTCCGGCGACGGAGGGAACAATTGCTCCAATCCACTTAA
- the LOC111800413 gene encoding uncharacterized protein LOC111800413: protein MAHSGLLGGGIRWKTRKKMRENVSDERGQQNGTLNVLLQDPFEVLGSDLLMAILGYVDSRSVALSLLVSRSWYGIASSDSLWSSKCVELWLGKAHIPRLAQTRGLPKMAAYSLSVMDGNRTRIMREDLCDHAWQFHFNKEAPVYWRDLDPYWQGSHLLMCRYFHLDGNQTADPDDRVWGGHECCFSTVTTIIGDGKIREHYVRINRWPRMLVSRNEDWSWEMSNHFTSYSSIADAEKDGGTGPL, encoded by the exons ATGGCGCATAGCGGCTTACTCGGAGGCGGAATACGGTGGAAAACAAGGAAGAAAATGCGAGAGAATGTCTCCGATGAACGAGGCCAACAAAATGGAACCCTAAATGTTCTTCTCCAAGACCCTTTCGAGGTTTTGGGTTCTGATCTATTAATGGCGATTCTTGGCTACGTTGATTCACGCAGCGTGGCACTTTCTCTTCTTGTCTCTCGATCCTGGTATGGAATTGCTTCCAGCGATTCCCTATGGAGTTCTAAG TGTGTGGAACTGTGGCTTGGGAAAGCACATATCCCTAGATTGGCGCAAACCCGAGGTCTTCCAAAGATGGCTGCCTACTCGTTATCTGTCATGGATGGCAATCGG ACTCGCATTATGAGGGAGGATTTATGTGACCACGCTTGGCAATTTCACTTCAATAAG GAAGCTCCTGTATACTGGCGAGATCTTGATCCGTATTGGCAAGGCAGCCACCTTCTCATGTGTCGTTACTTCCATCTCGATGGGAACCAAACTGCAGATCCTGATGACAGAGTATGGGGTGGCCATGAATGCTGCTTTTCCACAGTAACCACCATTATTGGTGATGGGAAGATCAGAGAACACTATGTGAGGATTAACAGATGGCCAAGGATGTTGGTGTCGAGGAATGAAGATTGGAGCTGGGAGATGTCGAATCACTTCACCTCGTACTCGAGCATAGCTGATGCTGAGAAGGATGGTGGGACAGGGCCACTTTGA
- the LOC111800414 gene encoding PHD finger protein ING1 (The sequence of the model RefSeq protein was modified relative to this genomic sequence to represent the inferred CDS: added 72 bases not found in genome assembly): MSFLEEFQANLESLPNILQKKYALLRDLDQSLQGLVKQNEQRCEQEIEDIKRGVKCGNITPDTSLIRFSDEALDEQKHSIRIADEKVALAVQAYDLVDTHIQQLDQYLKNFDEKLRHERGSAAASGLPASSMDGGTKSGRGTEGGRGGRKKTRHGQTAAAAAATEASTAATPTGMELELPVDPNEPTYCLCNQVSYGEMVACDNPNCKIEWFHFGCVGLKEQPKGKWYCSDCAGSKGRRKGR, translated from the exons ATGTCTTTCCTCGAAGAATTTCAAGCCA GGCTAGTGAAACAGAATGAGCAACGATGTGAGCAAGAAATTGAGGATATTAAGCGGGGAGTTAAATGTGGAAACATTACTCCTGATACTTCACTCATCCGATTCTCTGATGAAGCTCTTGATGAGCAGAAGCATAGCATTAGAATTGCCGATGAAAAGGTTGCCCTTGCCGTTCAGGCATATGATTTG GTAGACACTCACATACAACAGCTTGACCAGTATTTgaagaattttgatgaaaagcTTCGTCATG AAAGGGGGAGTGCTGCTGCAAGTGGGTTACCAGCTTCTAGTATGGATGGTGGTACAAAATCTGGACGGGGAACAGAAGGTGGTAGAGGAGGGCGTAAAAA AACCCGGCATGGCCAGACTGCGGCTGCAGCTGCTGCAACAGAAGCATCAACTGCTGCAACTCCCACAGGAATGGAACTCGAATTACCGGTTGATCCAAACGAACCAACTTACTGCCTCTGCAACCAAGTTAGTTACGGGGAGATGGTTGCCTGTGATAACCCTAAT TGCAAGATCGAATGGTTTCATTTTGGCTGTGTTGGTCTAAAAGAACAACCGAAAGGAAAATGGTACTGTTCAGATTGCGCGGGCTCGAAAGGTCGCCGAAAAGGAAGATAA
- the LOC111800417 gene encoding probable indole-3-pyruvate monooxygenase YUCCA3 has protein sequence MTHNSTCISIPPLAHTIDDGFFDHRCIWVNGPVIVGAGPSGLSVAAALKQQGVPFVVVDRADCIASLWQHRTYDRLKLHLPKQFCQLPNFPFPEEFPAYPSKFQFISYLESYANHFDITPRFNETVQSAKYDETFGLWRVKTVSLSPKPTEVEYICRWLVVATGENSEKVVPEFEGMEEFGGHVMHACDYKSGEAYHGKRVLVVGCGNSGMEISLDLCNHDAKPSMVVRSSVHVLPREILGKSTFEVAISLMKWLPLHMVDKMLLIIARLVLGNTEKYGLKRPCTGPLQLKNAAGKTPVLDIGALQKIRAGEIKVVTGIKKFRQGAVELVNGEVLEIDSVILATGYRSNVPSWLKENEFFSSDGIPKSPFPNGWKGKAGLYAVGFTRRGLSGASLDAINVAQDIAKSWKEETKQKRKSVAARHRRCISHF, from the exons ATGACTCATAACAGTACTTGTATCAGTATTCCTCCATTGGCTCACACCATTGATGATGGCTTCTTTGATCATCGGTGTATATGGGTCAATGGACCGGTGATTGTCGGAGCAGGACCATCTGGGTTGTCTGTGGCTGCAGCTCTCAAACAACAAGGCGTCCCATTCGTTGTCGTTGACCGAGCTGACTGCATTGCCTCTCTTTGGCAACACAGGACCTATGATCGTCTCAAACTTCACCTTCCAAAGCAATTCTGTCAACTTCCTAACTTCCCTTTCCCAGAGGAGTTTCCTGCTTACCCTTCCAAGTTTCAGTTCATTTCCTACTTGGAATCCTATGCCAACCATTTTGATATCACCCCACGTTTCAATGAGACTGTGCAGTCAGCCAAGTATGATGAAACTTTTGGCTTGTGGCGAGTCAAAACTGTTTCGTTGAGTCCAAAGCCAACCGAGGTTGAGTACATTTGTCGGTGGCTGGTTGTCGCCACCGGCGAGAATTCTGAGAAGGTTGTGCCAGAGTTTGAAGGGATGGAGGAGTTTGGTGGCCATGTTATGCATGCTTGTGACTACAAATCTGGCGAGGCTTACCATGGCAAACGGGTGCTTGTTGTCGGATGTGGGAACTCCGGCATGGAAATCTCACTTGATCTTTGTAACCATGATGCCAAGCCATCAATGGTGGTACGAAGTTCG GTTCACGTATTGCCAAGAGAAATACTTGGAAAATCAACTTTTGAAGTAGCAATTTCCCTGATGAAATGGCTGCCACTTCATATGGTCGACAAGATGCTCCTGATCATTGCCAGACTTGTTCTTGGGAACACTGAGAAGTATGGACTTAAAAGGCCATGTACAGGGCCTTTGCAGCTGAAAAACGCTGCTGGGAAGACACCAGTGTTAGATATTGGAGCGCTACAGAAGATAAGAGCAGGAGAGATCAAGGTGGTGACCGGAATCAAAAAATTCCGACAAGGAGCAGTGGAGCTGGTCAATGGAGAAGTTCTAGAGATTGATTCTGTAATTCTAGCTACTGGCTACCGCAGCAATGTTCCATCTTGGCTCAAG GAAAATGAGTTCTTTTCCAGTGATGGGATTCCAAAAAGTCCATTCCCAAATGGGTGGAAAGGCAAAGCAGGACTCTACGCTGTTGGGTTCACAAGAAGAGGCTTATCAGGAGCTTCATTGGACGCCATTAATGTAGCTCAGGACATTGCCAAGAgttggaaagaagaaacaaaacagaagAGAAAATCTGTAGCAGCTCGCCATAGAAGATGCATTTCACATTTCTAA
- the LOC111800416 gene encoding glutathione transferase GST 23-like, with product MGEVKLHGSWASPFSNRVVWALELKGIPYEFVQEDLTKKSPLLLHYNPVYKKIPVLVHGGKPICESSIILEYIDETWPQKPLLPIDPLDRAAARFWIKFIEDKEATMRRIFVARGEGKEEARRESLEVLRTVEERGLGGGGKFFGGDAINMVDLTYGWIAVWMKVLEEVLDMKLIEGPEFPRLQAWAESFRTAAVIRDHIPDHQKMVLHLRRRREELLPPPN from the exons ATGGGAGAAGTGAAGCTCCATGGAAGTTGGGCGAGTCCTTTCAGTAACAGAGTCGTTTGGGCGCTGGAACTCAAAGGCATACCCTACGAGTTCGTACAGGAAGATCTGACGAAGAAAAGCCCTCTTCTCCTTCACTACAATCCCGTCTACAAGAAGATTCCGGTGCTCGTCCATGGCGGAAAGCCGATCTGCGAATCCTCCATCATCCTTGAGTACATCGATGAGACCTGGCCGCAAAAGCCTCTGCTACCGATCGATCCTCTCGACAGAGCCGCCGCTCGGTTCTGGATCAAATTCATAGAGGACAAG GAAGCAACGATGAGGAGGATTTTTGTGGCGAGAGGGGAAGGTAAAGAGGAGGCGAGGAGAGAGAGCTTGGAAGTGCTGAGGACGGTCGAGGAGCGGGGCCTCGGCGGCGGCGGGAAGTTCTTCGGAGGAGATGCGATTAATATGGTGGATTTGACGTACGGATGGATCGCAGTGTGGATGAAGGTTTTGGAAGAGGTATTGGATATGAAGCTGATTGAAGGCCCTGAGTTCCCTCGCCTTCAAGCATGGGCGGAGAGTTTCCGAACCGCCGCCGTCATCAGAGATCACATTCCCGACCACCAAAAAATGGTGCTACATTTACGGCGCCGCCGTGAGGAACTGCTTCCGCCACCAAACTAG